Proteins co-encoded in one Lacerta agilis isolate rLacAgi1 chromosome 6, rLacAgi1.pri, whole genome shotgun sequence genomic window:
- the IL12RB2 gene encoding interleukin-12 receptor subunit beta-2, translated as MNASGTVVSNGSTVILSCWLNNGGSSSNLQNKPTITILHNSSAVSSSSGFSVSAHISQHTFGRQAFICQRSSRQKTEGVLVCGIYVDVGIPPAQPKNILCIQHGKDGSTICTWDKGHYTYLDTTYTLQLTNGTTNETTVWKEERNQNRSYGAIELRTKLNSESTYTVVINATNGLGKVSSQPIQFTLIDIVKPHAPVNLSVAFEGSDARNCSISWQDQQEAQHFRLRYQPMNSNSWTMLENINSRRYYLHDLKPDTAYEFQVSCRFLPNKGLWSDWSLLFQTEAVPFQPIDVWYLMEDVSSEMQNITLFWKTSILEVRRRSHDYRVMFSALNQMCQRATGTNSTAQTIFSQIIPKTDYSITISSHNSRGTSQPIYITTKLGITDLPPPNHLSTVSLGNGRISVLWEAPIAPFPFINGYVLQWAELHHSSHLRTPITWLKIPISNLTATTENLKPNTCYRISVFALYQSRAGRAASTEEDVSAKAPLTGPQINATVKERSILVSWQEIPDDHQVGCIVHFKLYLQKQFVTVPPKVYGRYLLKIRAWIPLLQGKFWLKRYWETSRDGACLHIPNTATQPFSVRSVEPGAAYVLWMTASTKAGESPKGNKQEVYIKGHYLGWGIKGFGFIVVQLSSLLSVLLCGWHGKAVPDPANSSCAKEFTSVEDERSFYSTEFLKNLNSVEEPETLQIEEVLMKRQQMPFLDVSLFKPTEEGGESHNWPTAVSFQEEDPIVKNLDYDPLITSRTGGASQHQLLPLYRKVGPEEPNQGQEFSVYLASPRGNVTVDYLPTISPAIMDTGEDNGESELNPLFIFQRTSFLPQTFPFGGKLTLDAIQMDCDSFTE; from the exons ATGAATGCTAGTGGCACAGTCGTGTCAAATGGATCAACTGTGATTCTGTCCTGCTGGCTAAACAACGGTGGATCATCTAGCAATTTGcagaacaaacctacaataacTATTTTACACAACAGTTCAGCAGTAAGCAGCAGCTCTGGCTTTTCGGTCAGTGCTCACATTTCACAGCACACATTTGGGAGGCAGGCGTTCATATGCCAACGGAGTTCTCGGCAGAAAACGGAAGGAGTGCTCGTATGTGGAATTTACGTCGATGTTGGAA TTCCTCCAGCGCAGCCCAAAAATATACTCTGCATTCAGCATGGAAAGGATGGAAGTACTATTTGCACTTGGGATAAAGGACACTATACCTACCTTGATACTACCTATACATTACA GCTAACAAATGGAACCACCAATGAGACAACAGtatggaaagaggaaaggaatcAAAATAGATCATATGGCGCAATAGAGCTCAGAACAAAGCTGAATTCTGAGTCCACTTATACAGTTGTCATCAATGCCACCAATGGACTGGGGAAGGTTTCTTCCCAACCAATTCAATTCACATTAATAGACATAG TGAAGCCGCACGCACCGGTGAACCTCTCAGTGGCATTTGAAGGTTCTGATGCAAGAAATTGCAGCATTTCATGGCAAGATCAACAAGAGGCACAACACTTTAGATTAAGATACCAACCAATGAACAGCAACTCTTGGACCATG CTTGAAAATATAAACAGCAGAAGATATTATCTACATGACCTGAAGCCAGATACAGCATATGAATTCCAGGTTTCTTGCAGGTTCTTGCCCAACAAAGGATTATGGAGTGACTGGAGTTTGTTGTTTCAAACAGAAGCAG TACCATTTCAGCCAATTGATGTCTGGTATTTAATGGAAGATGTGTCTTCTGAAATGCAGAATATTACACTTTTTTGGAAG aCGAGCATACTAGAAGTGAGAAGGAGAAGTCATGATTATAGAGTGATGTTTTCGGCCCTAAACCAGATGTGTCAAAGAGCCACGGGAACAAATTCTACAGCGCAGACCATATTCTCACAAATCATACCTAAGACAGACTATAGCATTACAATTTCTTCTCACAACTCACGGGGAACATCCCAACCCATTTATATAACTACTAAACTAGGAATTACAG atctgCCGCCCCCGAACCATCTTTCTACTGTATCACTGGGGAACGGAAGAATCTCTGTTTTGTGGGAAGCCCCTATTGCACCTTTCCCTTTTATCAATGGATAtgttctacagtgggcagagctccATCACAGCAGTCACTTGAGAACTCCCATAACCTGGCTCAAAATCCCCATCTCCAATCTCACAGCAACAACAG AGAACCTAAAGCCTAACACCTGTTATCGAATCAGTGTGTTTGCCCTCTACCAGAGCAGAGCAGGAAGAGCTGCTTCCACAGAAGAAGATGTATCAGCAAAAG CCCCATTAACAGGACCTCAAATTAACGCAACAGTAAAAGAAAGAAGCATTTTGGTCTCCtggcaggaaattccagacgATCATCAAGTGGGCTGCATCGTTCACTTCAAGTTATACTTGCAAAAGCAATTTGTCACGGTGCCCCCTAAAGTCTACGGTAGGTATCTGTTAAAAATTAGGGCTTGGATCCCTctactgcaggg CAAATTTTGGCTGAAAAGATATTGGGAGACATCCAGGGATGGTGCCTGCTTGC aTATACCTAACACAGCCACACAGCCATTCTCTGTAAGAAGTGTAGAGCCTGGTGCTGCATATGTTTTATGGATGACAGCTTCCACAAAAGCTGGAGAGAGCCCTAAAGGAAACAAACAAGAAGTTTACATAAAAGGtcattatttggggtgggggattaaAGGTTTTGGCTTCATAGTAGTACA GCTTTCCTCGctgctttctgttctgctttgTGGGTGGCATGGGAAAGCTGTTCCAGATCCAGCCAACTCTTCATGTGCTAAAGAGTTCACATCTGTAGAG GATGAACGCAGCTTCTATTCTACAGAGTTCCTAAAGAACCTGAACAGTGTTGAAGAGCCTGAAACTCTACAAATAGAGGAGGTCCTCATGAAGAGGCAACAAATGCCATTTTTGGATGTGTCCCTCTTCAAACCcacagaggaaggaggagagagccaCAACTGGCCAACTGCTGTCAGTTTCCAGGAAGAGGATCCAATTGTGAAAAACTTGGACTATGACCCTTTGATCACCAGCAGGACAGGTGGTGCCAGCCAGCACCAGCTGCTGCCTTTGTACAGAAAGGTTGGACCCGAAGAACCAAATCAAGGCCAGGAATTTTCAGTGTACCTTGCCAGTC